ACCTGAGGCGGCTCGGGCGCACCCGAAGACGCAGGCGTTGGGGGTATGGGCGAAGCAGATGCCGACGAGGGCGCGACCGGCTTCGCGTAGAATTGATCGGCCACAATGCACTCCTCACACGAATCCCCGCGCCCACAGGACGCGGGGATGTCGGTTTACTACAGTTCGAACTTGTCGTCGGAACGGCGACCCTGCGCCTTCTTGGCAGTGCGCAGCAGGAATTCCTGGTTGGTTTCCGTTTGCTTCAAGGACTTGATGAGCATGTCCATGGCGCGTTCCGTGTTGTTCATATTCGCAAGGATGCGGCGAACGGCCCAGATGAGCGGCGCCTCCTGCGGATCGAGCAGCAGGTCTTCCTTGCGCGTGCCGCTGGCCACCGGGTCGATGGCCGGGTAGATGCGACGATCAGCCAGGTTGCGGTCGAGCTTGAGCTCCATATTGCCTGTGCCCTTGAACTCCTCGAAGATGACTTCGTCCATCTTCGAACCCGTATCGATGAGGGCGGAAGCCAGAATGGTCAGGCTGCCACCGTGTTCGATGTTACGGGCAGCACCCAGGAAGCGCTTGGGCGGATACAGAGCCGTGGAGTCGACGCCACCGGAAAGGATGCGACCGCTGGCGGGCTGCGCCAGGTTGTAAGCGCGCGCCAGACGCGTGATGCTGTCAAGCAGAATGACGACGTCTTCGCCCATTTCCACCAGGCGCTTTGCACGCTCGATGACCATTTCCGCAACCGCGATGTGGTTGTCGGAGGGCATATCGAACGTGGAGGCAATAACCTCGCCCTTGATGGAGCGCTGCATGTCGGTAACTTCTTCGGGGCGCTCGTCGACCAGCAGGCACATAAGGTGCACTTCGGGGTTGTTCGCCGAGATAGCAGCCGCAATCTGCTTCAGCACGGTGGTCTTGCCGGCCTTCGGAGGCGACACGATCAGGCCACGCTGGCCCTTGCCGATGGGAGCGACCAGGTCGATGACGCGCGACGTGGTGGTAGTGCGGCCATGTTCCATGTTCAGACGCTCGTCGGGATACACAGGCGTAAGGTCCTTGAAATGAGGACGACGGCCCATTTCCTCCAGCGGCACGCCATTCACGGCGTGAATATGCTGGATGGCGGCGAACTTCTCGTTCTCACGCGCGGGGCGCACCTGGCCACGGACGTAATCGCCCTTGCGCAGATGGTTGCGGCGAATGAGCGAGGTAGCCACATAGCAGTCGTGCTCGCCGGGCAGATAGCCCTCGGTGCGCAAAAAGCCATAGCCATCGGAAAGGATGTCGAGAACGCCTTCGACCTCGACGAAGCCCTCCTTCTTCACGCTGGCATCGTACACAGCCTGAACCAAATCGGCCTTCAGCAAGCCCTTCGAATCGATCTCGAGCTCGGCAGCCTTCTCGCGCAGCTCGGCCACCTTCAGCTTCGAAAGCTCTTCGAGGCTGGTCTTGGGCGCGACTTCGCGACGTTCGTTGCGGTTATTGCGGCCACGACGCTGATGGCGGTTGTTGTTCTTGCCGCCATTGTTCTGACCGTTGCCGTTGCTCTGGCCATTGCCCTTCTTGCCGTTCTGCTGCTTCTGGGAACGAGAGCCCGTCTGCACGCGAGAATGACGGCGCGGCGTGCGCTCACCCGCGGAAGAGGAATCGCCCTCTGGAGACTTCGCGGCGTCGGAAGACTGCGCGGGGGCATCGTCCTGCTTCGGAGCCTTTTCGGCCTTATCGGCCTTGGCCGCCTTTGCGGTCTTCTTCGGCTTTTCGGCCTGGCTCGATGCCTCGGCGCCTTCAGGCACAGGAGTATCAACCTGCTTGGAAGCACGACGAGCGCGAGGCTTGCGCTTCGGCGCTTCGGCGGCTTCCGCTACCGGCTGTTGTTCGGTTTCACTCATGCGTTCTGCACTTTCTCCCAGTCCTTCATGAAGGAATCAAGGCCACGGTCAGTAAGCGGATGCTGAACCATCTTCTTCAGCACGCCGAACGGAACGGTGGCAATGTCGGCACCCATGAGCGCGCACTGGGTAACGTGATTGGCGCTACGCACGGAAGCGGCGATGATCTCGACCTGCTCGCCGTTGACGGTGCTCGAGGTGAAGTCGTAGTTGTTGATGGCCGTTACGATGTTGGCCACCTGCTCCAGGCCATCTTCGGAGATGTCGTCGAAGCGGCCGATGAAGGGGCTGATGTAACGAGCGCCAGCGCGAGCGGCCAGAACGGCCTGCGGTACGCTGAAGCACAGCGTCATGTTAACGGGCACGCCATGCTTGGCGAGCTCCTTGGTGGCGGCCAGGCCTTCCACCATGGTGGGAACCTTCACGACCACGTTGTCGGCGATTTCGGCCAGCTGCAGGCCGTCGCGCACGATCTCGTCGCGCGTCATGGCAACGCTCTCGGCCGAAACGGGGCCGTCGACGATGTCGCAGATGCGCTTGATGTGATTGTGGAAGTCGCTCAGCTTGCCGCCGATGCGCGAATACAGCGTAGGATTGGTGGTAACGCCAGCAATGGCACCCCAGCTCGCTGCTTCCTCGATTTCATTCAGGTCGGCAGTGTCCAAGAAAAACTTCACTTGGATTTCCTCCTTAACGTGGGAATAGCTGCGCGAAACGCGCTGATACATCGGAATGATGTATATGGAAATGGGAAACGTTCGCGACACATGCGCTGCGCGAACGTTTCAATAGTACCAAACGTAAGTGCGGATGCAAGGAAAAACCCACGGAGCCCATATTCGAGGCACGCATGAAAAAACGATTGGCGCCCCTACTGGACGCCAATCGCTCGATGCCGGAGGGTGGCATCTTATTCCGAAACCCCTGCATGCAAAGCATGCGTCTGCAGAACGGGGCCTAACGGCTCAGTTTCCAACGTGCCGAGTGGGCACCTACAGGGAAGCAATGTAGTCACGCGCCGCGTTTGCCGCATTGCGTCCCGTGTTCACCTGATTGCCCACGGCCGTACCGGGCATGTTCTGCGTATACACGTTGCGCCAAAGCATGGCCCCATCCAGCCCCACGGCATAGAGGCCAGGAATGGGATTGAGCTCCTCGTCAAGCGCCTCGCAGCGAATGTTGGTCGTGATGCCGCCATCTACGACGACGATGTTGTTCACGATCTTGGCAATATAGAACGGAGGCGTCTGTATGGGGGCCAAGAACGAGGCGTCCTTACCCAGGTCGGCATCAAACCCCGCACTGGCCAGCTCGTTATAACGAGCAACCGTTTGCGCAAGCTGCGCTGTATCGAGCCCGAAATGACTACCAAGCTCTTCGATGCTGTTCGCGCTGAAGACGCTTTCGGGATATTCTCCCGCCGTAGCCTTGTCCAAGATGGCCTGGTCGTGCTCGTCCAAGCCAAGACCGTTAACAAACGCCTGGTCGAAGATTGCATAGTTTTCCTTGTTGCCCAGGCAAGCGCAGGCATTGGCCGCCATGTTGTAGACCACCGCAATGGATTCATCGCAAAAGCGATTGGCATCCTGGTCGACCCACAGCGCAGGCCCCAGGGCAACCAGGCCATTACCACCATTCAACGGGCTGTTGTAGGGAACCGTCTCGTCGTTTCCGAACGCCGTTACGCCTTGGAACGATTGAATGGCAGCATCGGAAAGGAAGCTCTTCGCGCCCATTTCGCTTGCCATGCGATACCCATCGCCCGCCACATTGGGAGAGCAGACGATCATCATCTCGTCGACTTTTTCCTGCGTCCAACCCGTTTCCTTCAGGTACTCCGGATTCGCGCCAATGCCACCCGAAGCGAGGATGATGGCCTTTGCCTGAATCTGGTACTCGCCATCCTTGCCATCGACCACGACGCCGACGATTTTGCCATCCTCCTCGATGAGCTGCGTCGCAGGGGAATTGAAGCGAAACTCGACGCCATTCGCTTCGGCAGCGGCCTGCATAGGCGGCACGTACCCAACCGCACCCGCGTTATCCTTCCACCAATGCATGGTGTTATAGAGACCAACATGATAATTGTCGACCACGCCGCTAAACTGCATGCCCTGTTTCTGCAACCACGCGAAGTTATCAGCCGACTTACTTACCAGGTCGTACCAAAGGGAGCCGCTACTGCGCCATTGCGATTCGCTCAACTCGGTATGCACGATTTCGCTTGCGGAAATCTCGATTCCCTGTTCCTTCTGAAGCGTGGAACCCACCGCGAAGATTCCCTCGGTTCCCATGCCGTTGCCACCGGCGGCTCCGCCCTTTTCGAGAACGATGACCGATTGGCCGTTTTCGGACGCCTGCACGCACGCAGCCAAGCCCGATATGCCCGCGCCAACCACGACCACATCCACCGATTCAGCCTGCGGGTCGAGCGAGACGCGTTGCACCTCGGCGCTCGCCTCCTTGGTCTTCGCGCTCTTTGCGGAAGGCGCACACGAAGCCAAGCCCACGGCAGACACCGCCGCCATCGCGGACCCCGCAAGAAACGCCCTACGATTCATCTTCACCTGCGTCATATGAAACCCTCTCTTATGTATGCCACCAATGACGCACATGGTAGAAACGAAAAATCGTTATATCAATTTGGATATGTGGCTATAAAACACCTGATGGAACTGTCATGACGACAGTCGAAGGCGCAGATAGTTACAGTCGTATGCCTATTTTCGGGAAGACAGACGCAGATTGCTGTGCATGCGGGTATACCACGCAGCCAACACGACTTCGCCCGACTCGCTTAACCCACAATGGGCCTTCTGCGTAACGGCATCGAGTTCATCACGTGCGCTCGAAGCCACACGCACCCCCTTCGGCGTACAGCGAAGAACCATACGACGCGCATCGAAGGGGTCGACGCGCTGCATAACGAGGCCCAGACGAATAAGATTGTCCTTATACAGGGAAAGGCCGCTCTTCTGCAGGCAGAGGTACGCGGCAACATCGCTCAGCATCATGCTTCCCCGACCCGATAGGACGTCGAGAATGCGATACTCATCGAAGGACAGCCCGCAACCATCACGCAGAATGCGCTTCCACTGGTCAACGAGAACGCGCCATTCCACAAAGTACCCCGAAGAAAAGAACTCGCCTTCCTCGTTCCGGCCGGCCCCATTACGCGCATCCATTCCAAAGCCCGGTACGTCATGCCCTCTCAAATTGACGAGCCCTCTGTCAATCATGGAAAAGAGCTCGAATTCGCTGGCTGGCAAAGCAGACAGAAATGTCTCTTGGAGCATAGTAGAAACGCCACGGCACGCTTCACGTACGAAGGCTTCGCCCGAATCGGTAAGAGCGCACATCATGTAGCGCGCGTCGGTCTCATCATCCGCTTTAGACACGAAGCCCCGATCTTCAGCATCCAAAAGCAGCGGCAGAACGGTATTGCGACTCAGCATGAGGTAGTCCACGAGCTCAGCAACAGAAACAGGTTGGCCGACCTCCAACATGCTCAGGAGCAGGGAGAAAGCGTTGTAACGAAGGGCGTACTCGCACTTAAGAAAACGCGAGATGCGCTTGACGTGCTCGTAGATAACCGTGGATGCTTGCATGCTAAACGGTATGGAAGACCCAGCCGGCACGTTGCCCTTTTCTTGCTTTAGGCTCATCGCCAAGACACGCTACCCCAGCAGGGCGCTTTCCCATTCGGCCTCGCGGAAGCCCAGCAACACGAAATCGGGGCCCACCACGACGGGCCGCTTCACGAGCATGCCATCTTCAGCAAGCAGGTTATAACAACCCTCGTCGTCAAGCCCGTCATCAAGCAGCGCCTTGATATTGCGCTGCCGGTAGAGCATGCC
This genomic stretch from Denitrobacterium detoxificans harbors:
- the rho gene encoding transcription termination factor Rho, which produces MSETEQQPVAEAAEAPKRKPRARRASKQVDTPVPEGAEASSQAEKPKKTAKAAKADKAEKAPKQDDAPAQSSDAAKSPEGDSSSAGERTPRRHSRVQTGSRSQKQQNGKKGNGQSNGNGQNNGGKNNNRHQRRGRNNRNERREVAPKTSLEELSKLKVAELREKAAELEIDSKGLLKADLVQAVYDASVKKEGFVEVEGVLDILSDGYGFLRTEGYLPGEHDCYVATSLIRRNHLRKGDYVRGQVRPARENEKFAAIQHIHAVNGVPLEEMGRRPHFKDLTPVYPDERLNMEHGRTTTTSRVIDLVAPIGKGQRGLIVSPPKAGKTTVLKQIAAAISANNPEVHLMCLLVDERPEEVTDMQRSIKGEVIASTFDMPSDNHIAVAEMVIERAKRLVEMGEDVVILLDSITRLARAYNLAQPASGRILSGGVDSTALYPPKRFLGAARNIEHGGSLTILASALIDTGSKMDEVIFEEFKGTGNMELKLDRNLADRRIYPAIDPVASGTRKEDLLLDPQEAPLIWAVRRILANMNNTERAMDMLIKSLKQTETNQEFLLRTAKKAQGRRSDDKFEL
- the fsa gene encoding fructose-6-phosphate aldolase, with protein sequence MKFFLDTADLNEIEEAASWGAIAGVTTNPTLYSRIGGKLSDFHNHIKRICDIVDGPVSAESVAMTRDEIVRDGLQLAEIADNVVVKVPTMVEGLAATKELAKHGVPVNMTLCFSVPQAVLAARAGARYISPFIGRFDDISEDGLEQVANIVTAINNYDFTSSTVNGEQVEIIAASVRSANHVTQCALMGADIATVPFGVLKKMVQHPLTDRGLDSFMKDWEKVQNA
- a CDS encoding FAD-dependent oxidoreductase translates to MTQVKMNRRAFLAGSAMAAVSAVGLASCAPSAKSAKTKEASAEVQRVSLDPQAESVDVVVVGAGISGLAACVQASENGQSVIVLEKGGAAGGNGMGTEGIFAVGSTLQKEQGIEISASEIVHTELSESQWRSSGSLWYDLVSKSADNFAWLQKQGMQFSGVVDNYHVGLYNTMHWWKDNAGAVGYVPPMQAAAEANGVEFRFNSPATQLIEEDGKIVGVVVDGKDGEYQIQAKAIILASGGIGANPEYLKETGWTQEKVDEMMIVCSPNVAGDGYRMASEMGAKSFLSDAAIQSFQGVTAFGNDETVPYNSPLNGGNGLVALGPALWVDQDANRFCDESIAVVYNMAANACACLGNKENYAIFDQAFVNGLGLDEHDQAILDKATAGEYPESVFSANSIEELGSHFGLDTAQLAQTVARYNELASAGFDADLGKDASFLAPIQTPPFYIAKIVNNIVVVDGGITTNIRCEALDEELNPIPGLYAVGLDGAMLWRNVYTQNMPGTAVGNQVNTGRNAANAARDYIASL
- a CDS encoding MarR family winged helix-turn-helix transcriptional regulator is translated as MSLKQEKGNVPAGSSIPFSMQASTVIYEHVKRISRFLKCEYALRYNAFSLLLSMLEVGQPVSVAELVDYLMLSRNTVLPLLLDAEDRGFVSKADDETDARYMMCALTDSGEAFVREACRGVSTMLQETFLSALPASEFELFSMIDRGLVNLRGHDVPGFGMDARNGAGRNEEGEFFSSGYFVEWRVLVDQWKRILRDGCGLSFDEYRILDVLSGRGSMMLSDVAAYLCLQKSGLSLYKDNLIRLGLVMQRVDPFDARRMVLRCTPKGVRVASSARDELDAVTQKAHCGLSESGEVVLAAWYTRMHSNLRLSSRK
- a CDS encoding arsenate reductase family protein, with product MAVLFLEYPKCSTCRKARVWLEQHGVAFEARHIVEQNPTADELRAWHALSGLPIRRFFNTSGMLYRQRNIKALLDDGLDDEGCYNLLAEDGMLVKRPVVVGPDFVLLGFREAEWESALLG